The genomic DNA atattctgttactgtaatgcctatttctcgcctctaatgtttccagaatcatcttgtagtgagaaagatgagaaagtttgtggtccggcagccatgttgagatctgttgaggaagtaccaagcaccgccccccagccggagcacagccaataggaacgctcaataggaacgctctttctctatgaaatgacctgtgattggccaaagtctcccgtcacatgCTAGATATTTTTAAGTCTGAAAAccgagccatgaggaggtgaagaagtctagttttctctcagaaaacttgaattacaatatgctgaaaggttattatggaatttttgcccaatgatgtcaaaaatatactacctactgaagctttaatttgcgattaatcgcaattaaataattttatcgattgacggccctacTTTTTACCCATTAATAAACTACTTTTAAGTCATGTGGTGAATCTAAGGCACAAATTGAAGTCATCATCAGGCTGGGAAACAGGACATTTGTTTGTTATGAGACAGAAAATGCTACAGACATCACTCTGCATTGGCCTACATAACCAGAATCAAAATGGTTTGCTAGTTAACGTCTCTTGTTTGCGCTGTCTGTGCTCATGTTGACCTCTGCCCTCGTCACCTCAGCTAACCCTGGTATAACCTCTTCATAGGAATAACTTCTGTTTTAGATGtattcagttacagcaaaacaTTACAGGGAGGCTGTGGCTGCTCAAACAGCTTTTTAAGTCTGTTCATGCTATGTGCAGTTTCTTCTGCTGATTCCAGCTAGATGCAGGCTGTAATATATCAATGTGTGTCACTGATTCCTCCTGCCCATTCGGCACTTTGAAGCTATCATGGTTTCTGTATCAGCCTGTTATATCCGTGTGTAGTTTTGGCCTCAAGTGACAAGAATACTGAGAAATTGACTCATCAGCCCTCCATGTAAACACATTCTTGAACGCTGTGATTCATGTGTTTCTTTTCTGGCAACTCTTACTCACTCTGTCTCTTGTTTTTCTAATTctgtatttctctgattcaTGGAGACTTTAGCTCATACAGATTTTTTTGGATTGTCCttctcacctttttttttttctctcacaacaCAATCATGTCTTTTACTGTACTAGCCCCCCTCTGTCCAACTCTGTGATTCATTAGGTAGGTATTGCTTTTCCAGTGAAGTGAACTTTGGCCGAAGCAGAATGTTTCTCGCAGTAATGCTTTAATAGTGTAATCTGAGTTTAAGGGCCAGAGGTTGCTGTTTAAAGTGAATATTTGAGTCCTTGCTGCTTGGAGGAGGGGGAAAGGAGTTGATGGGCTTTTTTAGAAAATTAAATGTATATCAGTGCGGTCCATATTTCATCTGTGTTCTGCTGCGATGCTAAAATGTAGTTTGTAGACGACCATTACAAGGAgatattcataaaaaaaaaagtcttgaatatgaatatatattactttttatttggttttactcTCATTACAAAGATGATTCATATGTCCCATAATAAACTGTGATGTTGACAAAATAGGGTTTCTAACTCTGACTAGTCTAGTCAGCAGCTTTCTTGTCTGTGTTTACATCAGGCCAAATTTAACTTCACAGCACATATTACCTAGACTTCAACACCTGTAGCACCATATTCAAGCACATAGAAATTGACGATAAAGCTAATTCAGTAACAATAGAAATGAACCCCTAAACAAGCACCACAAATCATGTTGTGCAGCCAAACATTGTTCAAACTGTAGTCTGACTGATAGAGGATTTTTTAGGCATATACTGAGAGATCTCTGGGTCTCACCTCACCATGATACATGCTAAACGGGACATTTCACAGTTGAAAAATAGTAGAGTAGTAGAAAAATGTAGTGGCAACACCGTTTCTGAATTACCTCAAATCGAGTTTGACATTTCTGTACTGCAGTTTCTTGTAACTTATCGGCTGACATATAAACCGATACCAATATAACTGTAATAAGCTAATATCTGCTGATATAGCTCTAGTTCAAGGGATACAAAACCGAACAGTAAAAATGAACCATTCAATGACTGCACAAACCAAACCATGGGCTTGTTGAACTTTTGCACCActattaaatacaggcctgctaattatttgatgaggtgTCAGAGACACAGAAGAGGCAATTATCTTAAAAGGCCTACTTGACCATTAAGTAGcctgccttatttcatgtataaaatcagtgttttggcttcatataatacagaaatataattcattactatcaatcaatcaatcaatcaatcaaacacattggaaatggttatgtttttcttctccctataatgtgcaaaacaaaacaaactaaatcgAAACCGTGACCCAAAAACCGCACTAGAAACCGAACCATGGACTTGTTGAACTGTTGCACCAACCCGTTCAAATcacataaaatataataaataccaaACATATGGGGCTGAATTCTGAAGTACAAACTGATGCAAAACACAACTAGaattatttccatttgatgaaATGATGGAGCCATAAAAACATGGAGTCTCTagtttgaatatttcactcagCGTAAACATCACATGGCTTCAAGGGAGAGTTGAAACAAGCTGACAGACTACACATGATACTGTCAGATAGTGTTGAATAAGGATGCACTCATTTTTGAACTGACGATTATTTTTTAGATTAATTAAtagttgtttagtctataaaatgttataaaatggtgaaaaatgtcgatcagtgcttcccaaagcccaagatgatgtcttgttttgtccaggactcaaagatattcagtttactgtcacagcgtagtaaagaaaccagaaaatattcagatttaGGAGaaggaatcagagaatttagactttttgtcTTGAAAAGATActtaaactgattaatcaattatcaaaatagtttgcgattaatttaatagttgacagctaatcgATCAATCACTGCAGCTCTGGTGTCAAATCAGAAGATTTTAACAATAGTAACGATATTGGTAGACAAGGTAACCACACGTCAGTCGAGGAGAAAGCAGAGAGTAACCGCACACTGAATCACAGCTGCCAAACTTTGTTAGGCCACACATTGGTACCAGCTGTGTTTTGTATTTGTGGAGACTGTCTGGCATTTTATTGAATATCTGATGTCCTCTAAGACAAACTTGTGGTTTCTGCGCTACAGTATATAACCAACATTGACTTGACTAATGATCATGTTTCTCTATCATACAAACAGGCAAAATGCCTGGCTTATCTATTTTTTTACAGACACTGATTACATTTTACAGACATGGATTTAGAACACATAACTCAGATAAGCCCGACACCGGTGAGCAACTGTTTGGTAACAAGGAACACCAGAAAATAAGAAAAGCCCTGCCAGACTACAGAAACTACCTTATTGATTGTTTGCATACATGATCACATCTGTGAGACAGATTGGGTTTTCATATTGACTGAGATGTTTGTTGACTGTTGTTTTCTTCCTGTTCAGAGTTTGTGTGAAGAAGtcatctcaggaacgcctggccCTGAAGATCCTCATTGATCGCCCCAAGGCCAGGAATGAGGTTAGAGGAAACACAGTCTCGGTTTTGATTAATGCCTGTTGTTTGTTGTCTGTGGCTGTATCAATATGATTTGTTCTGTCTGCCTCGCCGTCTCTATTAattcctgtttttctttcctcaTCAATCTGTCTCCTGTGActtctctgtctgtttgtaAGGGCGTCTTTGTCTGTAACATTGTCTTCCTGCAGTGAACACGGTATCTAGCAGCCTCTCCATGTCATTAGCAGCCTTCTGTTTTGATCGAGCAGCTTATACAGCAGTTCAGCAGTGAGACATACAGTCAAAACAAGCCCCACAGATTTGCTCCACACGAGCTCTCGCTGCTCAACTGTGAAAACTGTCACTGACAAGCAAAGCCACACAGATTATTACCGCCAAACAGTGTATTCTTCAGGCACTTTTatcatctttttttaaacaaggGTGTTACTTGGATACATGCTATGTTTGAAGGCAGAGGTTTTGTTTGTGCGCACGATAATGATGACTTCAGTTTACGTGTTTGGTTTATAACACTGACACTGCATCATTTTCATCATTGCAATTAGTTAGTTGGAAAAAGCCTCCCTATCGTTAGCTGCATAATGTGTAGTTGTATTTGTAGTATCTGTTATTTAACAGTtcatagagctgcaacgattagtcaaataatcgattagtcgactaacagaAAATAATCGCCTATCTATCTTGATAATCGATTCATccttaaagtaatttttcaaaaaaaaatgtccgaaaatgctgttttcagcctctcaaatatggagagttccttcttttctttttttttgtaacatatAAAACTGAATATCctttggttttggactgacaaaacaagactaaGATTTAAAGACCTCACCTTGGACTTTTAAGAGATTAGaagtggacatttttcactattatcTGACCATTTAAAGACCAAACGATAtatcgattaatctagaaaataatcggtacattaatcgataatgaaaatgatcatttgttgcagccctagttcatAATGCAGATTCTTGCAACAAACATGAGTCAATGAAGGTAAAACATATTTCTGTTGTGGTTCTTGTATCACAGCTCCTCTACTAAAGTACTAAACCACCTTCAGTTTCCAGgtgttcatctctctctctcacacacacacacacaagcactccCCTGACCTTTTCTGTAAATATATGATGaagggaaaataaaaataaacaaggcCTTTGTGTCTACAGGAACCAATAAAATGGTAGTTAGCAGTATATTAGGAACTGAATCTCTATTACAGCTCGTGTACACGGGAGACGTTTCAGCGTATCTTAAGTTTCAAGTCTATTTTCTTCCGTTTTACGATGTAACAACAGTGATCATGAGCACCGCCAAAATGTGGGTGACCTACACTCAATACTGTGCCTGAACGCATTCTGTATAGACAGACGGAGGActgaagctgctgctctgctacACACTGCTTTCGCTACTAGGGCTGTGTAGACATTGGGTTAGGGTTTGGTGGTATCACAATATATATGCAGTGAAATCTGAGTCTGATTACGCTATATAGTTACTAAGGGATCACTTTATTATCTCTTGTTGTATTAAGTCATTGTGGGTAATGTCACAAATCAATGAGCAGGACTTTTTTCTGTCAATATTGGATCAGAATTTACTATGCCACCATATATATTCATATCGGGATATAAAAGTACATATATCATGGTAGAATAGGCCTCACTGCAGATATTTTGACTCGTCACGGTAGGAAATACTTTATATATTATTGCTCACCCCCAGTTTCTTGTCTAATAACAATATGTATTAGTTAGTAAAACTAAATGCTCCGTTGTCTTTGCTGTAGTTTAAAGAAATGTATCACTTCCTGTGggatgttgttttgtgttgtagtTATTGTGCACGGTTTTAACATAAAACTTTTAACAAATTTAAGTGAATTAGTGTTTGATTCTCTTCCATGCAGGTGCGTCTCCATATGATGTGTGCCAACCACCCAAACATAGTGCAAATCCTGGAGGTTTACGCCAATAGTGTCCAGTTTCCGCATGAGTCCAGCCCGAGGTAAAGAGCCCTGTATTTGTGTGCAATCCTgtgcatttctttttgtttttacgtcAATCCATCgcctctcttttgctctttccACTGACACCCACGCCTCCTCTCGTTTCTTACAGAGCGAGGCTCCTGATTGTTATGGAGATGATGGAGGGTGGAGAGCTGTTCCACAGAATCAGTCAGCACAGGCACTTTACTGAAAAGATGGCCAGTCAGGTCACTAAACAGGTAAacgcccagacacaccaaaccaacaTCAAAGAAGTAGCggtgatgaaggccgactgttgcgtcgcctcacgtcacctGTAAAGTTGCACTCGAATATACCgtaaagactacagccaacagccagttagcacgtacgttttgcacctgcgtgagatgaaataaatcTCCATACCATGAAACAAAGTAGCGTTTGCtgacaccactctcactcaccacttagcttcattccagatggccatgttgttgtgaaaatatccgtattggagtgatcagatgagatgaagatgaaaaatgagaagagccttctgtgtgtgtcctcttgactttactcgttgtcttgctttcctcacgtccgtttctcttctcgtgcaccgaTTAGTTTAAggtgaacagccaatcagagtgatttctctcaccgacgggctccgccgccgattcaacatgctgaatcagcatgattcagcatgttgaatcaatgtcatttttagatattttttttcggtcGGTCAGTCTTTCTCCACTACTGTCTGTCTGcgtgtttctttgtgtgtaaGAGCCTCCTCATGTCATTAGCAGCCCCCTGCTTGGATAAAGCAGCACATGAGGCAGTTGAACAGCGAGACTCGTGGTGAAAAGATGCAACACACACCAGCTCAAATCAAGTGTGTTTAAAGGTTGCTTtgacacactaacacacacgcacacacatagacTAGCGTCTCAGTCTGATGTCTCTTCCCCCTGTAGATCAGTCAAGCCTTGGAACATTGTCACTCCCTAAATATTGCACATCGTGACCTGAAGCCAGAGAACCTGCTCTTTAAGGATAACTCTCTGGTAAGTACCTGAAGTTGCAGACTTAAATACGGCAATTTTAAAAGTGTACCACGACTGATGCCACTACTGATGCTTTTGCTACAAATGAAAATCAACTTTGCAGGACTGTAAGGCTGCAGCTTTACTTTTTGAGACACTGTAACAAGGAAAAGTTTTGACTGCAGGAATTGGCCAAGACTTCTAAATCCACCCCTACTCTGGCAGCACCTTCAATGATCTCCCTGGAACCTGAAATGTGTTAAAAATGTTGTCAAGGGAACAAGCCAGAAATACGTTTCTGTGCTCGCTTGCTCATGTTTCTCACTCTTGATTCTGTCTTTTCCACAGGATGCACCTGTGAAGTTGTGTGACTTTGGCTTTGCCAAAATTGATCAAGGAGACTTGATGACTCCTCAGTTCACTCCCTACTATGTAGCACCTCAGGTAAAAGGCGTAAAAGGCATCCAAAGATTggcagtgttgtagtcaagaccactTAAACCCGAGACAAGAGTATGtagagaccgagacaagaccaagactttgaggggttgagaccaagtcaagaccacaCCAGAGTCCCACAGTGCATGACACACAAACCATAGGTGTTTCTAAGTGCCGATAAAAGTTTGACGTGGTCCCAGCCGTCTCAGTCAGCATTGCATTGCAGAATCTACATActtctgtgtgttttcttttggaTACTGTTTTGCAGATGATGTCTTTGCGTTTTAGGTAACCAAATTTCATTACCGAAGATTTGGCTGACATCTCCACAGCCAGAGCTTCTTCTCCTGTCCTCCGCGTTTACTTTCTTTTGAGTGCGTGTGAAACATTTCAAATTAGAAATGAGTCAAGTTATTGGTTGCATGTGAAGCAGGGAAGTTTAACATCCaatcacagtaatgatgttaacaaataaatcagataAATCACAGGCAATTTAGGGATATCCCCGCAGTTgtggtcttgaaataaaatcctgAGACCTCTTTGTCTGAGGCCGAGACCTTCAAACAGTGGTCTTGAGACCAAGACCGTTCGCGAGTACTACAACACTGCAGATCGGGACATCTTAAATGCAGCAATAATGAAAGCTGACGCACATTTCCATGATGTATCCCTTCTGCTGTTATTTCTGTTCAGGTACTTGAGGCTCAAAGAAGACACCAGAAGGAAAAGTCTGGAATTATACCTACCTCACCCACTCCTTATACCTATAACAAGGTGAGACCCAAACCTGTTGAACTAAGCATTTAAGTCTACTGTAGCAAGTATTGTTCCTCAAATATCATTACTcaatatctactgtatgtaatacgaaaatatttttaaataaatgtttattttctcttttctattGTTCTTCAGAGCTGTGACTTGTGGTCCCTCGGTGTGATCATTTACGTGATGCTGTGTGGCTATCCTCCGTTCTACTCCAAGCACCACAGTCGCACCATCCCAAAGGACATGAGGAAGAAGATTATGACGGGCAGCTTTGACTTCCCTGAAGATGAGTGGAGCCAGATCTCTGAGATGGCCAAGGACATCGTACGCAAGTGAGTCATTTTCTTTGTCCCCTGATCTTGTCTGGTTATCTCATCTTGCTGTAGTCCCAGAACAGCATTTCCTTCTTCTATCCAATAATGTGTTCTCCCTCCTCGTCTGCCCCCGGCAGGCTGCTGAAGGTGAAGCCAGAGGAGAGGCTGACTATTGAGGGAGTCTTAGATCACCCTTGGCTCAACTGCACCGAGGCCCTCGACAACGTGCTGCCCTCTGCCCAGATGATGATGGATAAGGTGAGTGGGAAGTTAAAGGTGAAAAATCTTGCATTGCACCAATGTTGCAACGGTCAAGCCCAGGCCACTATTGAAAGTTAGTTAGTTCTCTTGcgtcctcttcttccttttcaCATGGCACGTTTACACCAAGCTGTCCAGTTCACTTAGTTACACATTAGAACAgttatttttgtgtttccatgtgcaaaagttgtggatggtaccaatagaaccactCCATTACTGGTACCACCTCGGTCGAGCttccaagcgagctgagcccatactagaaggtggagttaaaacactgcagaccactgattggtcagagagaatcgcCACTAGCGCAACACGGGACATCCTGCAGAAAACTTGCCGTTTTTAAAAAGCCTCCGTCAATAGTGACCGCAATTTTTAAATCACTCGacccagattttaaaaaatggcagcTCGCAAAATTACACCGTACACTACGCCGGAGAATCGACAAAGTGCAGATTCTCGGTTTGGTTGCCGTTGAAACGCGTGTCCCGctgaagatgatgtcacggcagtttcCCGTGCCGTCGCTACGccgatcagctgagaatcccgcctacactgaggggatactatctgcagtggaaatACAGCATAGAGAAAAGGACCTGCTACTAAAATGGAGTTGAGTCGAGCAGAgccgtaccatgcagtggaaacacagctttactgtctgtcctctctgccTTCCAGGCGGTAGTCGCAGGTATCCAGCAGGCCCACGCAGAGCAGCTGGCCAACATGAGAATTCAGGATCTGAACGTCAGCCTGAAGCCTCTAAACTCTGTCAACAACCCAATCCTCAGGAAGCGGAAACTACTAGGgtatgattgatttttttttttttttctgtatttgaaGTATAGATGTATTGCACTTAAAATTATGATTCCTCTGATAAGATACAGTAGCTCAGTGAGGgtgagaaatgtttttctgatgTTTCTATCTGCcttcctgttgcaatgtattAGTCGGTGCTGAATCTAAACTAAAATCTCATTCTCTTCAGTTACGATTCTCCAAATTGGGTCAAAGTTTGGTCTGAAATGTGTTTTGGTGTCCCTGTTACAGCCCCAAGCCCAGTGACGGTTTCTTCATTCATGACCCAGAGAACGGAGGGGAAGACTCCAACGTAGCGCTGGAAAAATTGCGAGACGTCATTGCACAGTGTATACTACCACAAGCTGGTCAGTAAACCCACAATGatgttgacattttaattaaatagaCTTAAAACATTCAGCATTTTACTGAATACATACTTTGTGCACTGTATATAAGCACATATCAGTATATACTGTTATAATTTGCCACAATACAGCACACCCCAAACAACATATCTAaatttcagtcatttctttTCAACTAAGAAGCATTTTGCTGGCTggagatgaaaacaaaacaaagattgGCTATAACTTAACTTATGTAAGACACCCAAAATACTGAGAAGGTCACCCATGTTTTAACAGGTATAATGAATAAACATTACCGGCTATAATTAAGCTATATtagctatatactgtatattaggggtgggaatcaccagaggccccacgatacgatattatcacaatacttaagtcacggtacgatcttattgtgattttaaacattttgcgttATGCTGAGTATTgagatttattaccttttttcaactatgcagtttgtcaacatctgttttatctaataagatagttttcactgttttcatctcagagttttcattcacatatcttgaggtcagatgtcaagggacccctttaaaattagctgtgccagtttttcctcaccaaaatgtatcctaaattatttagcgttcttcccgacaagctagcatgacatggtgcCAAtcgattcatcaggttttctaatttcatatgatagcagtatcttcaatctagctttaagactgagcccgctgcaacctttAAAAGACAGAATAGTCTCACCAATGTAAACTAACTGAGAGAGAAAACGAGTAGCTTCTGAAAtgcctgtttttgtttgtctaGGAGAGAACGAGGATGAGAAGCTGAATGAGGTGATGTATGAAGCCTGGAGGTTCAACAGAGACTGTAAACAGCTGAGAGACGGCCTGCAGGGGCTCAGCTGGGACGGTCAGTACCATTTCATCTTGTCTATATCTGGTAATCTTTTGTattaattaaacaattaaaagcaAAGCAGCTGTTTCACCTTTTGacatctagaaaaaaaaaagctgttcgAAATTAGCTGTAGTTGTCATTCATTGTTCATTCATCTAACAATAGCAACTAttgaacatttttcttttcccttatttatttagctGTAACGACGCCCCACATTATCCGGTCTTTTTGCCTCATCTGCCTGCCAAAAAAAGTTGTTGCAGTTACAAACATGGCTCAGTTGTCCATATAAAAGATAAATGGCCGAGGACTGATGGATTATCAGAACAGCGATTGGTCAATTGATTTATTGTCTTAGATTACTTAGTTGCAGCCTCTCAAATGCGACgatctgcttcttttttttgtctaattATGAGGTAATAAATTAGAAGGTGTCACCTAAACTGTGAAGGCCTTTATTCATAATTCTTATAtgtttatagaccaaataatgAATTGAGAagataatcagcagattaatcaataatgtaaataacTGTATAGCCTAAttatttagggatgcaccgatttattGGTCGAACATCGGTATCGGACGATTTTCGGCTCGTTGACTGCAATCGGCCTATtggcaaataagatgacattcatGATGGCCGATgtttatgtgttgtgttgcattcattttgtgctggataaatgttgtgttgttagctgctgatttaattgcatttaatttatgtttaacaatatgtttttgttgGGTTAGGTATAAAATTCCTCTCATTGAGTAGGTAACTGTATACAGGCTAAGGGGCTTTTGAAGAAGTTATTTTTCATGCGAAAGAAGGTTATTTTATAGCTCGTTTCATAAATTTGTACAATTTAATTTGTGCTCTTTCAAGATATGAATGAAGGGCTGAATGACTTTAAGAGTGAAGAcagttcagttatttttttctaatgaagatctctttgtttccctggcaccaaagggggaataaat from Sebastes fasciatus isolate fSebFas1 chromosome 6, fSebFas1.pri, whole genome shotgun sequence includes the following:
- the mapkapk5 gene encoding MAP kinase-activated protein kinase 5, giving the protein MSEDNNADKFIKETSILDEYNINWTQKLGAGISGPVRVCVKKSSQERLALKILIDRPKARNEVRLHMMCANHPNIVQILEVYANSVQFPHESSPRARLLIVMEMMEGGELFHRISQHRHFTEKMASQVTKQISQALEHCHSLNIAHRDLKPENLLFKDNSLDAPVKLCDFGFAKIDQGDLMTPQFTPYYVAPQVLEAQRRHQKEKSGIIPTSPTPYTYNKSCDLWSLGVIIYVMLCGYPPFYSKHHSRTIPKDMRKKIMTGSFDFPEDEWSQISEMAKDIVRKLLKVKPEERLTIEGVLDHPWLNCTEALDNVLPSAQMMMDKAVVAGIQQAHAEQLANMRIQDLNVSLKPLNSVNNPILRKRKLLGPKPSDGFFIHDPENGGEDSNVALEKLRDVIAQCILPQAGENEDEKLNEVMYEAWRFNRDCKQLRDGLQGLSWDGRSFSDKVDRLKLAEIVKQAIEEKTNLQESH